In Liquorilactobacillus hordei DSM 19519, the following proteins share a genomic window:
- the serS gene encoding serine--tRNA ligase, with translation MLDIKMIRLNEDEVKTRLATRNVKPETIDELLEQDKIRRELVVKTETLKQKRNEASQAIAQAKRNKEDAAKAIAEMKEVGNEIKKLDEQLNVVNDKVLDKAARLPNLPNPTIPVGPDEESNVEIKVVGTPRKFAFEPKAHWEIGEKLGILDFERGAKVSGSRFLYYKGWGARLERAIYNFMLDEHSKEGYTEVLPPYMVNGASMFGTGQFPKFKEDVFQIEGQDLTLIPTAEVPLTNYYRDEVIPDEDLPVYFTALSPSFRSEAGSAGRDTRGLIRLHQFNKVEMVKYCKQETSYDELEKMTLNAGNILDKLGLPYHVITLSTGDMGFSAAMTHDVEVWMPSQHVYREISSCSNCEDFQARRAHIQYRDQDGKLKFVHTLNGSGLAVGRTVAAIIENYQNEDGTIAVPEVLQPYLNGLEIIE, from the coding sequence ATGTTAGATATTAAGATGATCCGTCTTAATGAGGATGAAGTTAAGACAAGGTTGGCAACGCGTAATGTTAAACCTGAAACAATTGATGAGTTGCTTGAACAAGATAAAATTCGGCGTGAATTGGTTGTTAAAACAGAAACTCTGAAACAAAAAAGAAATGAAGCATCTCAAGCAATTGCACAAGCAAAGAGAAATAAGGAAGATGCAGCAAAAGCGATTGCTGAGATGAAAGAAGTCGGCAATGAGATTAAAAAACTTGATGAACAACTTAATGTTGTGAATGACAAGGTTCTTGATAAGGCAGCAAGATTGCCTAATTTACCTAATCCAACTATCCCCGTTGGTCCGGATGAGGAATCGAATGTAGAGATCAAAGTTGTTGGAACTCCTCGCAAATTCGCTTTCGAACCTAAGGCACATTGGGAGATAGGTGAGAAACTTGGAATTTTAGATTTCGAACGTGGTGCGAAGGTTTCAGGCAGTCGTTTTCTATATTACAAAGGCTGGGGTGCGCGCTTAGAGCGTGCTATCTATAACTTTATGTTAGATGAGCATTCTAAAGAAGGTTATACAGAAGTTTTACCACCCTATATGGTAAATGGTGCTTCAATGTTTGGCACAGGTCAATTTCCTAAGTTTAAAGAAGATGTTTTTCAAATTGAAGGGCAGGATTTAACTTTAATTCCTACGGCAGAGGTACCTTTAACAAATTATTATCGGGATGAAGTTATTCCAGATGAAGATTTACCAGTATATTTTACAGCTTTATCACCGTCTTTTAGATCGGAAGCTGGCAGTGCAGGTAGAGATACAAGAGGACTAATAAGATTACATCAATTTAACAAGGTAGAGATGGTTAAGTATTGTAAACAAGAGACATCTTATGACGAATTAGAGAAAATGACGCTAAATGCTGGCAATATCCTTGATAAGTTAGGACTTCCTTACCATGTTATTACGCTTTCAACCGGTGATATGGGCTTTTCTGCAGCTATGACTCACGATGTTGAAGTTTGGATGCCATCACAACATGTCTATCGTGAAATTTCAAGTTGTTCTAATTGCGAAGATTTTCAAGCACGAAGAGCACACATTCAGTATCGTGATCAAGATGGCAAATTGAAGTTTGTGCATACATTGAATGGTTCTGGTCTTGCTGTTGGAAGAACTGTAGCGGCAATTATTGAGAATTACCAAAACGAGGATGGAACGATTGCTGTTCCAGAAGTGCTTCAACCATATTTAAATGGATTAGAGATCATTGAATAA
- a CDS encoding amino acid permease encodes MEAKRVTRKVSRTLKTRHLSMIALGGSIGTGLFVASGSAISTAGPGGALAAYIGIGIMVYFLMTSLGEMATYLPVTGSFATYSSRFVDPAFGFAMGWNYWFNWAITLAVDVSTVALVMKFWFPHVPTWIFSMVALIIIFAINAFSVLSFGEAEYWMSLIKVVTVIIFLIVGFLTIIGIMGGHAVGLENFVYHKAPFVGGVPTLLSVFVVAGFSFQGTELIGITAGESATPEKSIPRAIKQVFWRILLFYILSIFVIACLIPYTSSNLLGSSASDIAISPFTLVFKRAGLASAASVMNAVILTSVISAANSGMYASTRMLFSLAHHGNAPRIFSRLNTRGVPFYALLGTTAVGLLTFFASIYGTRIYSFLLSASGLTGFIAWLGIAVSHYRFRKAFKVQGKSLDDLRYHAKWFPFGPILSFVLCVLVIIGQDLKSFANWDWQAIGVSYMSIPLFLILFFYYKFKYHTKMIPLEKVDLTPHDIASKKID; translated from the coding sequence ATGGAAGCAAAAAGAGTTACAAGAAAAGTTAGTAGAACGCTAAAGACAAGGCATTTGTCAATGATTGCTCTTGGTGGAAGTATTGGAACAGGGTTATTTGTTGCAAGTGGTTCCGCAATTAGTACTGCAGGGCCTGGTGGTGCATTGGCAGCTTATATAGGAATAGGAATCATGGTCTATTTTTTGATGACTAGTCTAGGCGAGATGGCGACATATCTGCCGGTTACCGGATCTTTTGCGACTTATTCCAGTCGATTTGTCGATCCTGCTTTTGGGTTTGCAATGGGGTGGAATTATTGGTTCAACTGGGCAATCACTCTGGCGGTTGATGTTAGTACCGTTGCACTGGTAATGAAGTTTTGGTTTCCTCATGTACCAACATGGATATTTAGTATGGTAGCACTGATAATTATTTTTGCCATCAATGCCTTTTCGGTTTTGTCATTTGGTGAAGCTGAATACTGGATGTCACTAATTAAGGTAGTTACAGTCATTATTTTCTTAATAGTTGGTTTCCTGACAATCATTGGTATTATGGGAGGACATGCAGTAGGACTTGAGAATTTTGTTTATCACAAGGCACCATTTGTTGGTGGAGTTCCAACTTTACTGAGTGTTTTTGTAGTAGCAGGTTTTTCATTCCAAGGAACAGAGTTGATTGGAATTACAGCTGGTGAGTCTGCTACACCGGAAAAAAGTATTCCTAGAGCAATTAAACAAGTATTTTGGAGAATTTTGTTATTTTATATTCTGTCTATCTTTGTAATTGCTTGTTTAATTCCATATACAAGCTCTAACTTGTTAGGTTCAAGTGCAAGTGATATTGCAATTAGTCCGTTCACACTTGTTTTTAAAAGGGCAGGGTTAGCATCTGCTGCCAGTGTGATGAATGCAGTGATTTTAACTTCAGTAATTTCTGCCGCAAACTCAGGGATGTACGCTTCCACAAGAATGCTTTTTTCATTAGCACATCATGGAAATGCACCACGGATATTTAGCAGATTGAATACGAGAGGTGTTCCTTTTTATGCATTGTTAGGAACGACTGCGGTTGGATTATTGACCTTCTTTGCCAGTATATATGGTACTAGAATATACTCATTTTTATTAAGTGCCAGTGGACTGACTGGATTTATTGCTTGGCTTGGAATTGCAGTCTCACATTATCGTTTTAGAAAAGCATTTAAGGTACAGGGAAAATCATTGGATGATCTGAGATATCATGCAAAATGGTTCCCATTTGGTCCAATTCTCTCTTTCGTTTTGTGTGTATTGGTAATTATAGGGCAGGACTTGAAGTCGTTTGCTAACTGGGATTGGCAGGCGATAGGTGTTAGTTACATGAGTATTCCACTATTTTTAATTTTATTTTTCTACTATAAGTTCAAGTATCATACAAAAATGATCCCGTTGGAAAAAGTCGATTTGACACCCCATGATATTGCTAGTAAAAAAATAGATTAA